A region from the Coffea eugenioides isolate CCC68of chromosome 9, Ceug_1.0, whole genome shotgun sequence genome encodes:
- the LOC113782085 gene encoding disease resistance protein RPM1-like, with the protein MAWALDMVDEHNKVMFVVGMGGSGKTTLAKQVFEAVKQDFGCSAWISVSKSKKKLEILQNMLDELCRCSSRAETAPTPQQQSSEHYINLIREYLLDKRYVIVLDDLWADDVWRSIMLALPRRNRSRIVITTRRGDIAYSLKDRSVAVHPIQHLSLEKAKELFHRIAFPGSRVCPPALATLSNEILGKCEGLPLAITEIGHLLSTQGESASEWKKLRDGLASELRSNGHLVNITKVLIPSYDDLPYHLKNCFLLMNTFPPNHPVQRAELIRLWMAEGFITEVYNGKELEDLGEEYLNELIARNLIQVCAVDFDGRPKSHRVHNIMHEIVLSKLHDENFCEVYPEQGLFAVSNERIRRISIHKGDLVLSCSELRARALLIFDSFDPYRHSISISFSIIKKLRILHLEGAKLHLFPPEIEELLLLRYLSLRNTGVNSIPKSIGKLSHLETLDLKQTLVRTLPKEICHLSKLRYLLVYRYDIEDYVAINTVKGFEVTGEITWSAHLRKLLFVQVNKNQNIIVAMRGLRELRRLGIMGLRKEDGRILSETIQKLRNLHSLNVAAENEAEVLDMQEISHPPRLQRLYLNGRLERMPSWISKLHDLVRLRLKWSRLDQQSNNPINSLQDLPNLLELQLLDAYNGEQLDFNAGKFQKLKILELELLPQLKMVIMERNSLPCLQKLIIRRCGQLRHIPVGIDDLSQLKEIHLYDMPKNFVSMLEKNGGSLYHLVQHVPLIRSYDAQNGGRWNVKDLSD; encoded by the coding sequence ATGGCGTGGGCACTGGATATGGTGGATGAGCATAATAAGGTCATGTTTGTTGTGGGCATGGGTGGATCTGGCAAGACAACTCTTGCCAAGCAAGTATTCGAGGCAGTTAAACAAGACTTCGGTTGCTCTGCATGGATCAGTGTTTCAAAGTCCAAGAAGAAATTGGAGATCTTGCAGAACATGTTAGATGAACTATGCAGATGCAGCTCCAGGGCGGAAACAGCCCCAACTCCCCAGCAGCAAAGCTCGGAACACTACATCAACCTCATTAGGGAGTATTTGCTGGATAAGAGGTATGTAATCGTCCTCGATGATCTGTGGGCTGATGATGTTTGGAGATCTATTATGTTAGCATTGCCAAGAAGGAATAGGAGTAGAATAGTCATCACTACGCGAAGAGGGGATATAGCCTATTCACTGAAAGATAGATCCGTTGCTGTCCATCCCATTCAGCATCTATCTCTAGAAAAGGCTAAGGAACTCTTTCACAGAATCGCCTTTCCAGGATCTCGTGTATGCCCTCCAGCTTTAGCTACACTGTCCAATGAAATACTAGGAAAATGTGAAGGGCTACCATTAGCAATCACTGAAATTGGGCACCTTTTGTCAACTCAGGGGGAAAGTGCATCTGAATGGAAAAAGTTGCGTGATGGTCTTGCATCAGAGCTACGAAGCAATGGCCATCTTGTGAATATTACAAAAGTGTTGATTCCTAGTTATGATGACTTACCTTACCATCTTAAAAACTGTTTTCTGTTGATGAATACTTTTCCCCCTAATCACCCCGTCCAGCGTGCAGAGCTAATACGGTTATGGATGGCAGAAGGGTTCATTACAGAAGTGTACAATGGAAAAGAACTCGAAGATTTGGGGGAAGAATACCTGAACGAATTGATTGCAAGAAACTTGATTCAGGTATGTGCAGTGGATTTTGATGGGAGGCCAAAGTCTCACCGGGTTCATAATATCATGCATGAGATTGTTCTCTCGAAGTTACATGATGAAAACTTTTGTGAAGTTTATCCAGAACAAGGTCTATTTGCCGTCAGTAACGAAAGGATCAGGCGAATATCGATCCATAAAGGTGATCTAGTCTTGTCATGCTCAGAACTTCGTGCTCGCGCTTTGCTAATATTTGACTCATTCGATCCATACCGGCACTCCATTTCAATTAGCTTTTCAATCATAAAGAAGCTGAGGATATTGCATCTGGAAGGTGCAAAGCTGCACTTGTTTCCCCCAGAAATTGAAGAACTATTGTTGTTGAGGTACTTGAGTTTAAGGAATACGGGAGTCAATAGCATTCCGAAATCAATAGGAAAGCTTAGCCACCTTGAAACCTTGGACCTCAAACAAACATTAGTCAGAACGCTGCCAAAAGAAATATGTCATCTCTCTAAGCTTCGTTACTTACTTGTTTACAGATATGACATTGAAGATTATGTGGCAATTAACACTGTTAAAGGATTTGAGGTCACAGGAGAGATCACATGGTCAGCTCATCTTCGCAAGCTACTGTTTGTGCAAGTCAATAAAAATCAGAATATCATTGTTGCAATGCGAGGCCTCAGAGAACTGAGAAGGCTGGGAATCATGGGTTTGCGCAAAGAAGATGGAAGGATCTTGTCTGAGACTATTCAAAAGCTGCGAAATTTGCATTCTTTGAATGTGGCAGCAGAAAATGAGGCTGAAGTTTTagacatgcaagaaatttcacaTCCTCCTCGACTCCAGCGTTTGTATTTGAATGGAAGACTGGAGAGGATGCCTAGCTGGATTTCCAAACTTCACGATCTGGTAAGGCTTCGTTTGAAGTGGTCTCGGCTGGATCAACAGTCCAACAATCCCATTAATAGCCTTCAAGATCTTCCTAATTTACTAGAACTCCAGCTGCTTGACGCCTATAATGGGGAGCAACTGGATTTCAATGCTGGCAAATTTCAGAAGCTCAAGATACTGGAGTTGGAGCTCCTTCCACAGCTGAAAATGGTCATAATGGAACGCAATTCATTGCCTTGTCTACAAAAGCTGATCATAAGGCGATGCGGTCAGTTAAGGCATATTCCAGTTGGTATAGATGACCTCAGCCAACTCAAGGAGATTCATTTGTATGATATGCCGAAAAATTTTGTCTCCATGCTCGAGAAAAATGGTGGCAGTCTTTATCATCTTGTACAACATGTGCCATTAATACGTTCTTATGATGCTCAGAATGGTGGACGGTGGAATGTGAAAGATCTTTCtgattga